From the Solanum lycopersicum chromosome 10, SLM_r2.1 genome, one window contains:
- the LOC101263764 gene encoding probable E3 ubiquitin-protein ligase ZFP1 has product MSYSNQITDSEAEQRSQDVQPEPYAFYRSLATFPQPNVHAILPAPGNAGNFYLHHPQYHQEGALVYGKLQYDGVQYQHPATNLDPAIASSSNHYNHYMAAPSTPRDFPIPVNHGQHEQLPFASTQGNLGVNEGNYGRNNPYVDGVGGSFKRKNAEGIPVNFQYQHALVGSSFPLASMNAASFVPPEYRGNGSLSFTEDGAPRGMNNHQLQGNYVGQACEFPGNFWSGLQFNSSARESETWAWNHSARLPYLPGDTQGCEDGGNISVRGYQVTNGNGGLTSFIYPSIPQGHPNLRHLPPHIQGVRPQFITLPPQMTASSHRHLPSSSFDSTINPFALVEAGSRYIRPFPPTAFRLYRPQRGEFMLGTNTRLHNLPNMRVLPEDGVAMLDIPGYHEVRDSVDQHREMRMDVDHMSYEELLALGEQIGTAKTGLSEEVIVGHLKTRSFSSTEIPCNLENAACLDHKTDFCVICQSDYKDQENVGTLDCGHEYHAECVTNWLILKNNCPICKSTALCAEAKDS; this is encoded by the exons ATGTCGTATAGTAATCAAATAACTGATTCAGAAGCGGAACAAAGAAGCCAAGATGTTCAACCGGAGCCTTATGCTTTCTACAGGAGCTTAGCAACCTTTCCGCAGCCTAATGTCCATGCGATATTACCAGCTCCTGGAAATGCTGGTAATTTCTATTTGCACCATCCACAGTACCATCAAGAAGGTGCATTAGTTTATGGAAAGTTGCAGTATGACGGGGTTCAATATCAGCATCCTGCCACCAATCTTGACCCAGCCATTGCTTCATCGTCAAATCACTATAACCATTACATGGCTGCTCCATCCACTCCTAGAGATTTCCCCATTCCAGTAAACCACGGGCAACATGAGCAGCTTCCATTTGCAAGCACTCAAGGCAACCTTGGAGTTAATGAAGGCAATTATGGAAGGAACAATCCTTATGTAGATGGTGTTGGAGGCTCGTTTAAGAGAAAGAATGCTGAAGGGATCCCTGTGAACTTTCAGTATCAACATGCTTTGGTAGGCTCCAGCTTTCCTCTTGCCTCAATGAATGCTGCGTCCTTTGTACCACCTGAATACAGAGGGAATGGCTCATTATCATTCACCGAGGATGGAGCACCGAGAGGTATGAACAATCATCAGCTTCAAGGGAACTATGTCGGCCAAGCCTGTGAATTTCCTGGCAATTTTTGGTCAGGCTTGCAGTTCAACAGCAGTGCTAGGGAGAGTGAAACATGGGCCTGGAATCATAGTGCTCGTCTACCTTATCTACCTG GTGATACTCAAGGCTGTGAAGATGGTGGAAATATCAGCGTGCGAGGATATCAAGTAACAAACGGAAATGGAGGTTTGACTAGTTTTATATATCCATCCATTCCTCAAGGGCACCCAAACCTTCGTCATCTACCACCACATATTCAAGGAGTGAGACCCCAATTTATCACTCTCCCTCCTCAGATGACTGCTTCTTCACACAGACACCTACCAAGTAGCTCGTTTGACAGCACTATCAATCCATTTGCCCTTGTAGAGGCAGGGTCTAGATATATTAGACCATTCCCACCGACTGCCTTTAGATTGTACAGACCTCAGCGAGGGGAATTCATGCTTGGAACAAATACTAGACTTCACAACCTACCTAACATGAGAGTTCTTCCGGAGGAT GGTGTGGCAATGCTGGATATTCCTGGCTATCATGAAGTGCGTGATTCTGTTGATCAGCACAGGGAGATGCGTATGGACGTAGATCACATGTCTTATGAG GAGCTTCTTGCATTGGGAGAGCAGATTGGCACTGCAAAAACTGGGTTATCGGAGGAGGTTATTGTTGGCCATTTGAAAACAAGATCATTTTCATCCACGGAAATTCCTTGCAATTTGGAAAATGCTGCATGTTTAGATCACAAGACTGATTTTTGTGTCATTTGCCAG TCTGATTACAAGGACCAAGAGAACGTGGGAACTCTTGATTGTGGGCATGAATATCATGCAGAGTGCGTAACAAATTGGTTGATTCTGAAGAACAATTGTCCCATTTGCAAGTCCACAGCCTTGTGCGCAGAAGCAAAGGATTCCTGA